A portion of the Gorilla gorilla gorilla isolate KB3781 chromosome X, NHGRI_mGorGor1-v2.1_pri, whole genome shotgun sequence genome contains these proteins:
- the CENPVL3 gene encoding centromere protein V-like protein 3: MGVAGWARARESAGAMGRVRNRATAQRRRRKRPGDPPAACAAIAVMGASRAQCPRVQVGVGSHAAAKRWLGKLRRKRRWRRVREAGSRYPLPSAPLPDPPAPAESPKELDLGAQRERWETFRKLWGLSCEGAAKVLLDAFEYPGLVHHTGGCHCGAVRFAVWAPADLRVVDCSCRLCRKKQHRHFLVPASRFTLLQGAESIVTYRSNTHPALHSFCSRCGVQSFHAAVSDPRVYGVAPHCLDEGTVRSVVIEEVGGGDPGEEAAEEHKAIHKTSSQSAPACPREQEQ; encoded by the coding sequence ATGGGGGTAGCGGGCTGGGCACGCGCTCGGGAGTCTGCAGGCGCCATGGGCAGAGTGAGGAACCGCGCCACTGCTCAGCGGCGGAGGCGAAAGCGGCCCGGGGATCCTCCCGCCGCCTGCGCGGCCATCGCGGTCATGGGCGCCAGCCGCGCGCAGTGCCCCCGGGTCCAAGTCGGGGTCGGGAGCCACGCAGCCGCCAAGAGGTGGCTGGGAAAGTTGCGGCGGAAGCGCCGGTGGCGGCGGGTCCGGGAGGCGGGCTCCAGATATCCGCTGCCCTCCGCGCCACTCCCGGACCCGCCGGCGCCCGCCGAGTCCCCTAAAGAGCTGGACCTGGGCGCACAGCGGGAGCGCTGGGAGACGTTCAGGAAACTGTGGGGCCTCAGCTGCGAGGGCGCCGCCAAGGTCCTGCTGGACGCCTTCGAGTACCCGGGCCTCGTGCATCACACCGGGGGCTGCCACTGCGGCGCGGTCCGCTTTGCGGTCTGGGCCCCTGCAGATCTGCGCGTCGTGGATTGcagctgcaggctgtgcaggaagaaGCAGCACCGCCACTTCCTCGTCCCGGCCTCGCGCTTCACGCTGCTCCAGGGCGCAGAAAGCATCGTCACCTATCGGTCCAACACGCACCCGGCGCTGCACAGCTTCTGCAGCAGGTGCGGGGTGCAGAGTTTCCACGCAGCTGTCTCTGACCCCCGCGTGTACGGCGTCGCCCCGCACTGCCTGGACGAGGGCACCGTGCGCAGCGTGGTCATCGAGGAGGTCGGCGGTGGCGACCCGGGGGAGGAGGCCGCCGAGGAGCACAAGGCCATCCACAAGACGTCCTCCCAGTCAGCCCCTGCCTGTCCCCGCGAACAGGAGCAGTGA